The following proteins are co-located in the Nonlabens ponticola genome:
- a CDS encoding M15 family metallopeptidase — MRSLLLLLFSCTVMTQAQMNVDDLTGLAANPANKLEQLTQLALDKITAAAAKEGIKIQLVSGYRSFARQRSIWNRKYKRYQSQGLEPDAIFDKIVEYSTVPGTSRHHWGTDVDLIDGNATYSGDVLVPDKFHGDGPFCEFKDWMEAHASDYGFELVYTNAGNRSGFKYEPWHYSYAPVSKDYLEIYNEKMEFVTFLRSQDIMGMNDISDDRLLRYFKEHINGVNPSLKTTTTKRKE; from the coding sequence ATGAGATCATTGTTGCTATTACTGTTTTCATGCACGGTTATGACTCAAGCTCAAATGAATGTTGACGATCTGACTGGCCTTGCCGCAAACCCGGCCAATAAATTGGAGCAACTAACGCAGCTCGCACTAGACAAAATCACTGCTGCGGCTGCAAAAGAAGGTATCAAGATCCAGCTGGTATCTGGTTACCGTAGTTTTGCTAGACAGCGTTCTATATGGAATCGCAAATACAAACGCTACCAGTCTCAAGGACTTGAACCTGATGCAATCTTTGATAAGATCGTGGAATATTCGACCGTGCCTGGAACATCAAGACATCATTGGGGTACTGATGTAGATCTTATTGATGGCAATGCGACTTATTCCGGCGATGTTCTAGTTCCCGATAAATTTCACGGCGACGGTCCTTTTTGTGAATTCAAGGACTGGATGGAAGCGCATGCTAGTGATTATGGTTTTGAATTAGTTTATACCAATGCTGGAAATCGCTCAGGTTTCAAATATGAGCCTTGGCATTATAGTTATGCACCCGTATCTAAAGATTATCTAGAGATCTACAATGAGAAAATGGAGTTTGTAACCTTCCTAAGATCACAAGACATCATGGGAATGAATGATATTAGTGACGATAGATTACTGCGATATTTTAAAGAACATATTAATGGTGTAAATCCCAGTTTGAAAACTACAACTACAAAAAGAAAAGAATAA
- a CDS encoding GNAT family N-acetyltransferase yields the protein MNLAYETDRLLMRPYKLNDAPFLFEMNNDAEVMKYTGDVSFDNLLDAEEYLTDYTENPKGQVKKYGMGRFAAIEKNTGDFIGISGVKIHEASQICDLGYRLLKRHWGKGFATEMAAASLKFGFEICKQQEIVAHVHEYNLGSQRVVDKLGFTLAHRFLWDGQLPGRYYTMTREQYDNQRN from the coding sequence ATGAACCTAGCATATGAGACAGATCGATTGTTGATGCGTCCATACAAATTAAATGATGCGCCTTTCTTGTTTGAGATGAACAACGATGCTGAGGTCATGAAATACACGGGTGATGTTTCATTTGACAACTTGCTAGACGCAGAAGAATATTTGACCGATTACACTGAAAACCCAAAAGGCCAAGTCAAAAAATACGGCATGGGCAGGTTTGCAGCAATAGAAAAAAATACAGGAGATTTTATAGGAATTTCAGGAGTAAAAATTCACGAGGCATCGCAAATATGTGATCTGGGCTACCGATTACTTAAGAGACATTGGGGAAAAGGATTTGCTACTGAGATGGCTGCGGCATCTCTCAAATTTGGTTTTGAAATATGTAAGCAGCAGGAAATTGTTGCTCACGTTCATGAATACAATTTGGGATCACAGCGAGTAGTCGACAAACTGGGATTTACACTAGCCCATAGATTTTTATGGGATGGGCAATTACCTGGACGCTATTATACCATGACAAGAGAACAATATGACAATCAAAGAAATTGA
- a CDS encoding GNAT family N-acetyltransferase yields the protein MKLDDIQHKQNDRRGIFYYKKEDHTVAELTYSLEDDVMVIDHTEVDTKLEGKGMGAKMVEKSYAFAKANNYKINPLCPFAEVVFDRNPDWSSVRV from the coding sequence ATGAAACTAGACGATATACAACACAAACAAAACGACAGGCGCGGTATCTTCTATTATAAAAAAGAAGATCACACCGTTGCGGAACTTACCTATTCCCTAGAAGATGATGTGATGGTGATTGATCATACTGAGGTGGATACCAAGCTAGAAGGAAAGGGAATGGGTGCCAAAATGGTTGAGAAGAGTTACGCTTTCGCGAAAGCTAACAACTACAAGATTAATCCACTATGTCCATTTGCCGAGGTAGTTTTTGACCGCAATCCAGACTGGAGCAGCGTGCGCGTATGA
- a CDS encoding GNAT family N-acetyltransferase, translated as MTIKEIEAIETYSVRHPVLRTGRPVETCKMDGDDLESTIHLGAYDGDLLVGVTTLLLDSIAELDYLNHSKEKTYRMRGMGVLANQQGNGIGRKIVEHAENLLRDNGIKLLWFNARIVAIPFYLKLGFIKYGNQFDVPNVGPHYNMYKEL; from the coding sequence ATGACAATCAAAGAAATTGAGGCTATAGAAACATATAGCGTGCGACATCCGGTTTTGCGCACTGGACGACCTGTAGAAACATGCAAGATGGATGGTGACGATCTAGAAAGCACCATTCATTTGGGTGCTTATGATGGTGATTTGCTTGTTGGCGTGACCACATTGCTACTCGACTCAATTGCAGAATTAGATTACCTAAACCATTCCAAAGAAAAAACTTACCGCATGCGTGGCATGGGCGTACTTGCCAACCAACAAGGAAATGGTATTGGAAGAAAAATCGTAGAACATGCCGAAAACTTATTACGCGATAATGGGATCAAATTGCTATGGTTCAATGCTCGTATCGTTGCCATACCATTTTACTTGAAATTGGGCTTTATCAAATACGGTAACCAGTTTGATGTGCCCAATGTTGGGCCTCACTATAATATGTATAAAGAATTATGA
- a CDS encoding M48 family metallopeptidase: protein MKRGGKIRIFIGLAIVLFALYQYYSSATTNEFTGEKQYVDLTTEEEIALGLQAKPSMMQQHGGLLQDIEAQALVDQVGARLIQSSIASDTDYNWEFHLLADSQTINAFALPGGQCFITAAMYNQLENVDQLAGVMGHEIGHVIARHSAERLEQQKLSQGLVTGASVAVEGGGQMAAAVTQMVNMKYGREDELQSDDLGVKMMMDAGFDPYEMVGVMEILKAAGGPNRTPEFQSTHPDPDNRIEKIKESIRKYQ, encoded by the coding sequence ATGAAACGAGGCGGCAAAATCAGAATATTCATAGGACTAGCGATAGTCTTATTTGCTCTATATCAATATTACTCTAGTGCGACGACTAATGAATTTACAGGCGAGAAACAGTATGTGGACCTAACTACCGAGGAAGAAATTGCGCTAGGACTTCAGGCAAAACCCAGCATGATGCAACAGCACGGTGGCTTACTTCAAGATATCGAGGCTCAAGCGCTAGTAGATCAAGTAGGTGCTCGACTTATACAAAGTTCTATAGCTAGTGATACCGATTACAATTGGGAATTTCACTTACTGGCAGATAGTCAAACGATTAATGCATTTGCACTACCTGGCGGACAATGTTTTATCACCGCAGCCATGTACAACCAGCTTGAAAATGTGGATCAGCTAGCTGGCGTTATGGGTCATGAAATAGGTCATGTTATCGCTCGCCACAGCGCAGAGCGACTAGAACAACAGAAACTATCACAAGGACTGGTTACAGGCGCATCAGTTGCTGTTGAAGGTGGTGGACAAATGGCAGCTGCCGTGACTCAAATGGTCAATATGAAGTATGGTCGTGAGGACGAATTGCAAAGTGATGATCTAGGTGTGAAAATGATGATGGATGCAGGATTTGATCCATACGAAATGGTAGGTGTGATGGAAATCCTAAAAGCAGCTGGTGGGCCCAACCGCACACCAGAATTTCAAAGCACGCATCCAGATCCTGATAATAGGATTGAAAAGATCAAAGAATCGATAAGGAAATATCAGTAG